One window of Cygnus olor isolate bCygOlo1 chromosome 28, bCygOlo1.pri.v2, whole genome shotgun sequence genomic DNA carries:
- the SLC27A3 gene encoding solute carrier family 27 member 3, which translates to MALAALLAAGLAALALLQRLLWPRLWADAAFVARAARLAARFLRAARAAPARPFLRAAAGPVPYGRAAAAVARVANALRGRPLAGGGGELGPGVAVGLLAGNEPGFVWGWLGLAALGARAAFLGTALRPKALRHCLRACGARALLVAHDLFPMVEPILPSLQEDGIVVWVLGAGPYPPGVVALQELLDEASEELEPEDVWQPEDMNDTCLYIFTSGTTGLPKAARVSHLKSIMCLSFYELVGASSRDVVYLALPLYHMAGSLLGIVGCIGIGATCVLKEKFSASQFWDDCRAEGVTVFQYIGELCRYLVNQPQCPGERQHGLRLAVGSGLRPDVWRRFLERFGAIRIVETYGLTEGNVTLFNYTGTPGAVGRSSFIYKLFSPFEIVRYDVAKGAPVRDAAGRCIRVGTGETGLLIAPVTPRTPFLGYAGSQELSEQKLLRGVFAEGDTYFSTGDLVEQDAAQFVRFRDRTGDTYRWKGENVATTEVAEALAAHEALQEVTVYGVSVPGHEGRAGMAALVLRPGCRLDGAGLYQHVVELLPPYARPRFLRLQERLEMTATFKQQKVRLAQEGFDPARVPDPLFLLDEATRAYVPLGPALWEDVVAGRVRI; encoded by the exons ATGGCGCTGGCGGCGCtgctggcggcggggctggcggcgctGGCGCTGCTGCAGCGGCTGCTGTGGCCGCGGCTCTGGGCGGACGCCGCCTTCGTGGCGCGGGCGGCGCg cctGGCGGCTCGGTTCCTgcgggcggcgcgggcggccccggcgcgGCCGTTCCtgcgggcggcggccgggcccgtGCCCTacgggcgggcggcggcggcggtggcgcGGGTGGCGAACGCGCTGCGGGGGCGGCCGctggcggggggcggcggggagctggGGCCCGGCGTGGCCGTGGGGCTGCTGGCGGGCAACGAGCCCGGTTTCGTCTGGGGCTGGCTCGGGCTGGCGGCGCTGGGGGCCCGGGCCGCCTTCCTGGGCACGGCGCTGCGCCCCAAAGCGCTCCGCCACTGCCTGCGCGCCTGCGGGGCCAGGGCGCTGCTGGTGGCGCACG ACCTGTTTCCCATGGTGGAGCCGATcctgcccagcctgcaggaggATGGCATCGTGGTGTGGGTGCTGGGCGCGGGGCCGTACCCCCCCGGCGTGGtggccctgcaggagctgctggatgaGGCCTCGGAGGAGCTGGAGCCCGAGGACGTGTGGCAGCCCGAGGACATGAACGACACCTGCCTCTACATCTTCACCTCGGGCACCACCG GTCTACCCAAGGCCGCCCGCGTCTCCCACCTCAAGTCCATCATGTGCCTGAGCTTCTACGAGCTGGTGGGCGCCTCCAGCCGCGACGTGGTGTACCTGGCGCTGCCGCTCTACCACATGGCCGGGTCGCTGCTGGGCATCGTCGGCTGCATCGGCATCG GGGCCACGTGCGTGCTGAAGGAGAAGTTCTCGGCCAGCCAGTTCTGGGACGATTGCCGTGCCGAGGGCGTCACCGTCTTCCAGTACATCGGGGAGCTCTGCCGCTACCTGGTCAACCAGCCCCAG TGCCCTGGGGAGCGACAGCACGGGCTGCGGCTGGCGGTGGGCAGCGGGCTGCGCCCTGATGTCTGGCGGCGCTTCCTGGAGCGCTTCGGGGCCATCCGCATCGTGGAGACCTACGGGCTGACCGAGGGCAACGTCACCCTCTTCAACTACACCGGCACGCCGGGCGCCGTGGGGCGCAGCAGCTTCATCTACAAg CTCTTCTCGCCCTTCGAGATCGTGCGCTACGACGTGGCCAAGGGAGCCCCGGTGCGGGACGCGGCCGGGCGCTGCATCCGCGTGGGGACGG GCGAGACGGGGCTGCTGATCGCCCCGGTGACCCCCCGGACCCCCTTTCTGGGCTACGCCGGCAGCCAGGAGCTGTCGGAGCAGAAGCTGCTGCGCGGGGTCTTCGCCGAGGGCGACACCTACTTCAGCACCGGCGACCTGGTGGAGCAGGATGCGGCCCAGTTCGTCCGCTTCCGCGACCGCACCGGCGACACGTACAG GTGGAAAGGCGAGAACGTGGCCACCACAGAGGTGGCCGAAGCCCTGGCGGCCCACGAGGCGCTGCAAGAAGTCACCGTCTACGGCGTCAGCGTGCCAG GCCACGAGGGCCGTGCCGGGATGGCGGCGCTGGTGCTGCGCCCCGGCTGCCGGCTGGACGGCGCCGGGCTCTACCAGCACGtggtggagctgctgcccccctACGCCCGCCCCCGCTTCCTCCGGCTGCAG GAGCGCCTGGAGATGACGGCGACCTTCAAGCAGCAGAAGGTGCGCCTGGCGCAGGAGGGCTTCGACCCGGCGCGCGTCCCTGACCCCCTCTTCCTGCTGGACGAGGCCACCCGGGCCTACGTGCCCCTCGGCCCCGCGCTCTGGGAGGACGTCGTGGCCGGGCGGGTCCGGATTTAG